Below is a window of Trichosurus vulpecula isolate mTriVul1 chromosome 4, mTriVul1.pri, whole genome shotgun sequence DNA.
tagtaagactcaatgaaatatactgaattactcaaagcaaacaaaagccaaactcttcaagggcacttggttgaactaagtgctaaggagcccgttttgcttaccaacacactccatgCATTGTTCTAGGATATCCTAGAACATACTTTGacccattatacattgtgatccaattacacagGAAACTAAACCATAttaacaacaaagcaaaacatatcattcagtgacattcccaaatatttgtttacaatacaagcatgacccacccctaggtcccagcaagatattCTCTTCagtcaatcattcccaaaatatttGTTAACAATTCagatgtccacccctaggtcaaagcaagttaatctctttagctcataaagtacttcttgagcatcaCCCTGCCATTGTGGGCTTTTCCCCAGTACCCTGAGGCacaggcatgctttagttagtaaagtcctaaagcaaacaaacaaacagatagagttctcttggggatgtctcctccccaaactgccattgcaggcttccaccAGGCATCCAAAGTCCcgatttcaaagaaagagtccaaacaaagttcttttgggAGCTGTTCTCTCCATTATGTTCCAGCCCCCGGTTCCAAATCCTGAGGGGCAACTGGGCGATAAAAGCCAATGGGGTGGGGttcctgggggtccaaggcacttcccccaccccaacaaaaacaaatacatgtctccctcctggatcccaagcagcccatgttgaagggaccaaaaaggcagacttagtgccttgctgcaaagtttccatcttgccccagggctgaattccaagcccctgggttcctggttgtctAGTTCTGGGTGGcccctcctggcttctgccagaatctgAATTGcaatgtaggtgattctccacctttttgctcacctcaaagttctctgctctggctggggaaggcagggaaaaagcATACTCAGcatcttgctgcaaagtttccatcctGCCCCAGGGCTAGACTCaaagctcctgggttccaactccagctggcctcacctggcttcttctggaatgtAAGCAATTCTCCACCACTTTGATCCTCTCACCGAAGTCAGCTCCAAGGCAGCTCAGGgctttcagctttccaaagttcccatgcaGGCACTCTTCTGTTCTGTCTGGATCAATATTTCGGCAGccgctgtctgcttcttctttctcctcaccagcccctcctgccaagtctgtaggaaggccattctccaagtctccaaggccattctccactcctgtttcaaaactccatatacaatataatctcaagacattcaccctttcagcataGTCCTCCCCTGGGAAACCACCCACAGCACTTCCatcaggactttgttgctcctgagcctgcacagaaccatagccaccccaagtacaaagagcagtccaaaaacagggaaacattcaaccaacccagcaccccaaaacgCCATGCTTTCCTGTTAAAGGCAGATCCTGCTGGCTacgccatttgtttcaacaatccagctagccaCTTCTGTGGCggtgtaagatccccccacagccagcacccagaaagctgccaacagcacaggtccaggagggagacatggatttgtttttgttggggtcggggaagtgccttggacccccaggaaCCCCACCCCATTGGCTTATATCGCCCAGTTGCCCCTATCATGTCCATGCATAGTTCAGGTTACCAATAGTTGTTAGTCTAAAATACTAATTGGTGCTACATTACAAGTCCATAATGACCACATCTGCATTCCTGAATTATGTTTTTCAGTTTATAAAAGCTGAACAAATGGATAGAAATCATGCATCGCTTAATTTCCAAACatatccctcttccctccctcaggGAGAGGGTcatcttttataacaaagaataaaaaacgAAGAGGGAAAAAGCATCTGACAAAACTAACAGATGTCCCAGGTGAGTCTGACGGCATAGGTGATGTTACACATCCACAACCCTCACCTCTTcaaagaatggagggaggtaTGTTTTCTCCACTTCCCCTTTGGGGTTAACCTTGGTCATTGTAATTATACAGCCTGaaatttcatggtttttttttctttccatttacattgtgaaGCAGTGGGTAAAgggctggacccagagtcaggaagacctaaattcaaattctgcctcagacacttactagctgtgtgaccctgggcaagtcacttaaccctggctgcctcagtttcctcatctgtaaaatgagctggagaaggaaatggcaaaccacttcagcatctttgccaagaaaaccccaaatggagtcatgaagaataggatatgattgaaaaatgactgataacaacaatattccattacattcaggtacCACAATTATAGCCTTTCCCCATTCAGTAGACATCACCTTTATTTGCAGTCCGATACTATTACAAGAAATGCTGCTATCAACATTTTAGTTTTTATGGGAACTTTTAACTTCCTTAGAGTATATGACTTTTTTCTGTTGAAGTTACCACCACCCCTGAAGTTGTTgatgagttgtttcaattgtgtccaactctttgtggccccattgggattttcttggtaaagatcctagagtgatttgccatttccttctccagctcatgttacagatgaggaaactgaggtacagattCAAAATCCCAGGGTCCTCCTTgatgcttccttttcctttaaggCCACACCtatcctgtcaattctacctctgcAGTATATCTTGATGCATGTCTTCCAAAGTCCTCTCATCTCCAGCTAGATGAGTGACACTTTAGGTCAACATCCTCTTCCCTGCGCTGTTATAATGGCCTCCTAAATCATCTCTCCATCTCTAGCTCCTCCCCTCTCCAATGTGTTCTTCATGTCACtgccaaaataatattctgaAGGTCACAGTCTGCTAAAAAACTTCCAATGTCTCCTTTGACTCGAGGATTAAATGAAAATTCCTTAGCTCGGCACTTAAGGCCTCTCACAATTTGGCTTCGAcctccctttccagctttatttcatgcTACTCTCTACTGTTCAAGTCAAATTGGTCAGCTGGTCATTGCCTGATTGTTTTTGGGCATCCATGCAGGCCTCCGCTGGAATATGGGCCCTTCTCCTGTCTCCCTGATGAAATTCTCTCTCTAGAGGATTCCATAATCTTCTCCTTCGTGAATCCTTTCTTCTCCCCAGTTAACAGTATCTTTCCTCTCTCTGATTTTTTCTGGAGCACTTATCTGAATTCCTCCTTTGCCCCCTGGCTTACTACCTTAGGTGATAATTATCTGCATCTTtgttccccccccttcccccggCACATTCCAACCCCACCttcaacagaatgtaaactcctggagggtaaGGACTGTGTCGTCCTGTGGTCCTTGTTGTTATTGACAATACCTTTGCTGGGGCTTGATAGATGTCTGTTGAATTGATAGAGAAGAGTCGGGTGCTGGCTGGGAGTAGGAGGGTCTAgggaaggcatttttttttttttgggatgGAGAAGACCtaagcatgtttgtaggtagaTGGAAAGGAGccagagggagagatgaaaaatGATAGGTTAGCACTGAAACTAATGCGCTGCATTGATTATTTGTTTAAgtggtttcagtcgtgtctggctcttttgtgaccccatttggggttttcttggcaaagatagtagaatggttttccatttccttctctagctcagttgacagatgaggaaactgaggtgagagCAGTATGGTGTTCCAGACCACAAGAGTAAATTTGTGGACAAGAGAATTGGGTTCAGATCCCGACTTGGACATTTACTCATCATACGATCATGGACAAAGTATGTaaagcctctctgggcctcagttttcctctctaTAAGATGGGGCTAATAATACTTATGCCTCTTACCTCAACAGGTCATTTCCAGGAAAGCCTttggtaaatcttaaagcactatttgAACATGAATTCTTATTAAGAAATCAAATCTACCTTCAAAGGATAAAGATGTATTAAATGTGGATGataggagaagaaataaaagagtgGCTGATACTGAGAAGAATGCTCTGGCACTCAAAGGCTGGCCTAGGGAGGAATTCTCAGAAATGGCTGCCTTACTGACACTGGTGTAGCCTCCCAAGCCAACCATTCCGAGTGGGCTTTTCTGAGATTAAACatatttggaaagagaaatatttaaaaaaaaatccctccttttACCCTCCTGTGTGTGGTCCCTGAGGAAGCTGCCTACCTGGCCCCCTCCCGGTTTCTCCTCTGGTTGTACCTTGTGTCAAACAAGGCAGGGTAGGAATGGTCCAAGAGGCCAGTCTAACAGAATGAGTACAGGACCTTGGCTGGAATCTTAGCTCTGACCCTgtcctaggcagctaggtggcatgtgGCTAGAGGCcttgtctggagtcaggaagactgactcTGACACTCAttaattctgtgaccttggacaagtcacaacctctctgaaccttcCCTTCCTCATAGGTACGATGTAACACCAAGTGACAAAGGGCCagcttaggagtcaggaagacctgggttcaaatcctgcctctgatacatcctagctgtgggaccatggCTAGGTTGTTGGAGGGGTgctgaatttgtagtcagaggtcctgggtttgaatccctgctctgctCTTTActtcctatatgaccttgggcatttcatttatttctcatttgtaaaatgaggagggttatATTGGATGGCCTCTAAGCTAGAACGAGggaggcggctaggtggcacagtgaatagagtgctgggtttggagtcaggaagacctgagttcaaatccagcctcagacacttactagctgtgtgaccctgggcaagtcacttaaccctgtttgcctcagttttctcatctgcaaaatgatctggagaaggaaatggcaaaccaccccaatatctttgccaagataactccaaatggggtcacaaagaatcagacatgactgaaatgactgaatgacaatgaGCTAGATGGATCATTCCAGCTAAAAATCTGTGGTCCTGACACTTTAACCTCTCAGGGTGCTAGGTAGCTCTCCAAGATTACAAGTTGCAGTGGAAGAATTGCTTATCATCATTAataaagggagtttccacattgggagttccctaaataaatgaaatcacaggtcagatCTCCTCCCCCTACAAGAGGGATTAATGACATATACACTGTCTGCCTCACAGGGATGTAGAAACAACGCCACTTTGTACTGAGTCAAGggttataaaaatatgagttattattttttccagataACAGGAGAGACAGTCTCCCCCTTTAAAGTAAGTGTCTTGATTTGAAGCCTTCCCCTAGATCCCCTTTCTGTgatttacaacctgtgtgaccctggggagaaCACATAACGTTCCTGgtcctccgttttctcatctgtaaaatgaacagattaGACTGAATTAATGGTCACTCTAGTCCTTCCCAGCTTTAAGTGATCCCATGATCTTATGAAGTAGTTTCTTTTCTGCGCTGTTCTAAACACAGGTTCCCTAAGCCCTGGGAGGGTTTGGCTAGTGTCTCTCCTTCCAGGAGAGGGAAGGGCAGCAGCTTAGACACCTATTCTCCTCCCAAGGGAAAAACCCCAGAAGGAACCTTCTGAGCCCTGGCTTGCCTCTGCAAATTTACAAGGCCCTGGACATGATGAATAGTGTGTTTGCAAATGCAATTAAGTTTGGAGCCTCCAGCAGCCTGCCACCAGAGAGCCCTGATAGAATTGTTGGTGGAAAGAAAGAATGCTGTCCAACCTTCTTCTTCagtggcagggaggggaagagggctATTCCCGGCTCCCTGTAGTCTCCATGGGTATGTCAACCAAGCTTTTCATTTAGGGGACAGAAAGTCTCACCACAAGAGAACTGACTAATGGCTGGCAATGTTTACCCCCAGCTGTGTTTATCCACATACCAGATTTTTGCATGGCTCTTAGAGAGGCCTGTGGGGTGGGGTTGAGATAGGGCCTCCCTCTCGATGAAGAAGGAAGGTGGGACCAGTTGATGAGACATCTCTCCATGGCCAGTCAGGGGCCAAGTTCTGCTGATTCAGCTCCCAAGGCTTTTTTTCACTACTCATTTCCTTATTATTCACACAATCACCACCATCATTCAAGCCCCTGCTTCTTACCTATAGTATTATGGTAATTGTTCTTTTGGTCAGTTGCGCcctactcttcctgacccccGGACTGTGGCAGGACAATACTGCCCatggtttcttggcaaagatcctggataggtttgctgtttccttttgcagctctttttacagatgaggaaaccgaggcaaacagggttaagtgacttgcccagggttacacagctaggaagtgtctgagatcaggatttgaactcaggtgttcctgaccccagacccagcactctgtttCCTGAGTCACCTAACAACCTTCTGTTTGATCTCAGCTGCTTCAAGTCTCCCCCCTCTCCAATTCCTTCTCCACATGgttgatatttctaaagtacaaagctcaaaaagcttcagtggctccctatttccttcagGATAAAGTACAAGCTCTTCTGCTTGAATTTTCAAGCCCTGCATAACCTGACTCCAACTTGTTTGTCCAGGTTTATTTCCCATCACTTCCCTTTGTGCACTCTTTTGTAGCCATTTGGGCCTAATCTTTCTCACAAACGATCAGTatttcatttctcatctctgtggCTTTACATAAGGTGGCACAgcaaagcactggacctggaggcaggaagatctgagttcaaacacttcctaactgtgtgaccctgggcaagtcatttgaccctatttgcttcagtttccctatctgtaaaatgaggattataatagcacctccctctcagggttgctatggggatcaaatgaaacaatatttgtaaagtgcttcatgaGCCTTAAAGCAGTTATGTTAGCAATTACTATGATCCAAACCTTATTTCATAACCTCCTCATGCACCTGTTACTATACAGCCAGCATGGTTCTTTCTCAGTAACTAAATTAAATTCTTCCAACTGAATTTtaaaactcctttgccttccactGTCCTTTCAGGACAAGTTGTGGAAAGGCAAGGGGtacaaatgagggaaaaaaaaagagggggtggGTGAGTTATGGAGCAAAAGCCTCCCACCAGCCTGTTTGTTCCATGGCTCCCTCTACAAGCCATGTCAAGAGGTGGAGAGGTTGGCCCTGTGTGGGGAAGAGGCCCGGTGAGAGTTTGCATAGGCTGGGAAGGCccaagggtggggtggggtgagcaatgggggaggggagtgcatTCTGCAGCTTTGGGAGGAGTACCCACAtggataagatcacagatctgtGAAGGATCAAAGAGATCcttgaaggaaagagaagaggtgcATGCCTCACTCTCATGGGAGATGTCATGCACAAGCCCCAACTCCAAAGGAACGTGACAGAATTTTTTAACAAACAAGTTTCAATACTTcaaggacccatgatttcatcccTGTCGGCTCTCTCTCTACAATTCTCAGTGCTTCTGAGCTGGAGGAGACAGCTTAATGAGTTTCTGTGGCTGAAAAAATGATCACCTAGTGAGTGCCTAGCCCTCTGGTGATGAGCCCCTCCCAGCTATTCTTGGCTGGCCCTTGGAGGACAGACATATGGTCCCTCACTGGCCTGTACTTGAATGGAGAATGACTATATTTAAGTGAAGAATAACTGCCCTCATCTGCCTTTCCTGTTTGGTGCTGTGGAAAGGGTGTTGATACTGGAGCCAAATGATTTGGGTAGCCCagtggactggagtcaggaagacctgagtttaaatctggatttggacacttactagctgtgtgaccctgggcaagtcacttaacctctgtttgtctcggttttctcagcagtaaaatggggatgataatagcacctacctcccagggttgatatgaggatcaaatgagataatatttgtaaagagcttagcacagtgcctggcatgcagtaggcacttaataaatacttcactTCCGTACTAAAGTactatgtaaccttgagcaaatcatgtgATCTCTGAGGCGGTTGAATGGGGGCCTCCAAGGACCCCTCcggccctaaatctatgattctgtggtagGACTGGCTGGAGTTTGTACTTCGCTGTCATACAGCCTTTGAGAATACTGCCTTCAAAGGAGTCCTTTTGGGAGGCTGTAGATGGAGACCGAGGCAGCTGCTGCTACTCATTATCTTTTTGGCCGTTCTGGTTGGGATTTGTCTTCAAAGATGATAGAATATGGTTTGGGAACCATTTATTCATTCCATAAATATTTAGTGTGGGCATACTATGTGTCAACAGAGGCAAATCTTTGTCTTTTGAGAGCAGTTTTGATTTTTAGAAATGAAGTAAACTCCAATCAGGAAAAGACCTCTGTGAAATGATACAAAGCAAAGATAGCAGACGAAGAGGAATAGAGGAGATCCATGACCAAATGGTGAGAAGGAACAGGCAGGGACTCCTTGTGGAGATGTGAGAGAGTGACTGAAAAATTAATTTCACTATATATTGTTTACATGCTCTCATCTGAGCTTTATTACAATCCTATGGGGCTGATGAAACacttattacccccattttacagatgagactgaaactcagagaagagATGTCAACCATCGTCTTGTAAGTGTCAGAGGGTGgaccatccatccacccatctatccatccatccatccaaccatccatccatccatccatctatcccaATCCTCTGCCAAAGATGTCTgtgaaaaatggaagaataaatGTATGGTCTCCCAAAgtgaggggacagctaggtgtcacagtggataaagctccgggcctggagtcaagaagacccattttcctgagttcgaatctggcctcagacacttactatctgtgtgaccctgggcaagtcacttcaccctgtttgcctcagtttcctcttctgtaaaatgagctggagaaggaagtggcaaatcattccagtatctttgccaagaaaaccccaaagggggccatgaagaattggacatgactgaaaaatgactgaaagacaacaacaaaCTTCTCCAAGTGACTGTTTGGAAGGtgaggccttgggcaagtcatttaatttctctggcctTTAGTTTACTCACCTCTAAGAGGGTGAGGCTGGACTAGATCTTTCCCAGTTTATGAATCCCATGATTCTAGGAACCCTCATTCGGACACACAGTGACCATAACATCACAACATAGGCTTAGAGCAGCAGGTGGCTTGACctaatggagagagcactgaattAGGCCTGGCACTGTCACTATGACCTGTGCggctgaccttgggtaagtcatttctgaAGAACCCCCTggtcttcagttccctcatctcataaaaagagaagattggATTCAAGGacatcttctagctctaaattaaaGATTCCCgcttttataggtaaggaaactgagacctgccCAAGAACACACTTCCAGGGCTGTAACCCAAGTCCTCAGCCTCTGAACCTAGAAATTCTTTTTACTGCATCATCTAAGTTCTGGTTCTCTGCTGAGGAATCTATACCATTATTTTAGAGTCACAGTGAGAGGATGAGAAAAGGACTCCAGGTCTGTCCAGGTCATTTTCTTGTCTTCGGGAAAGAGTGTCCTTAGCACTACTTTCTTGCtacccactcccccccccccccgggggctTTATCCTTCTGCCTGCCCTACCACACAGCCTGGGAGTTTCCATGTCTCTACCTAGATTAGTTGTGGCTTTTGTAATATTCTGGCTCAGGAGCCAAGAAATGACAGTAGGGCATTTGCAGCTGATATTAAGTGGGGCATGCCTGCTATAATTAATTCTGATTGGGTTCAACGTCATATAAGGTGAGCAGTAGCAGAATTCTCATGGGCTCAGAGATCGGGATACTCCCATCACACAGTCAAGGCCTCCTTTGATGGCCTGGACTTTTCATTTCCAGGATCACGCCAAGCCTTGACTTCATGGGATGGGCTGTTCAACCCAAGAAGGATGGTTTTGGGATGCTGCTGGGGATTGAGACCATGTTTAATACCTTGGAAGCTCCCACAATGACTGACCTTTACTGTCTTTGGACCATATGATTTCTTGTATGTGGCTCATCCCTCTGCAAGACCAAAAACTCAGTGATTGCAGAGATATTATTATATTTGTCTTTTGATTTCTCAAGGCTTAGCACAaggtaggggcttaataaagatttgttaatatcacagaattttagagagttgtctcCCTAtgttataatgtaagctccttgaggagagggaacGTCTCACTTTTGTATGTCTTAGCACCGAGTAAACACTAAATCCTAAGTGGTTTTCGATTCCTTcgttcattttcagtcattttcattcattcacttttagatatcatccagttcaactcccctcattttatagacaaggaaagtgaggccGAAACATCTGCCTAAGATCACATGGCTAATTACAAGTAGAGGGgggacccaggtctcctgattgaTGGGGTGCTGTTGttggttcagttgtgtcctacccTTTGTGATCGTATtcggggttctcttggcaaagatactgaagtggtttgccatttccttctctgactcattttgcaattgaggaaactgaggcaaacaagattaagtgacttgctcagggtcacacagctagttaagtgcccgaggttagatttgaactcaggtcttcctgactccacgcccaggGCTCTccctactgcaccacttagctgcccaattgATGGGATACCTGAGTCAGTAGAAAGTTGATGGGAACCCCATTACTAAGTAATGTAGAGTTTCTCTGAGTCACTTGTTTCTTAGTGCTCCTTGTCTCAGAGCTTGTGAAAGTATGGTCCTGGGGCTGAGGGGAGCCTCCCCTCAAAGGACAACTAGACATTTGCCTGGGGCCCTTTCTCTGTAGGTGATGCAACAACCTTAGTCTTAGCcctgggatggcttggctctctGGGATATTTCTCTGCCCACTTGGGTCATCTGGAAAGCTTTGCTGAGACTTCTCCCCTTGACCCAGGTTCACAACCCCATCCTTAACTCTCACTCTTCCTCATCTTggatatccaattagttgccaaatttcGTCCATTCCGCCCCTTTGACAGCCCTCACATAAatcctcttctttccactcacaccaCAATCATGCTAGTCCAGGATCTTGTTGCTGTatccttctaattggtctctttgcatccggcctctttcctctccagttcatcttccatAATACTgtttaatttatattcttaaagcacagatttgatcatgtcactcttTTGCTCAAGAAGTTCTAGTGGCTCCCTAGCACCTTtaggttaaaatacaaactcctttgttggCATTTAAAAGACTTCGCAATGGGGTTTCAGTttgtctttccaggctgattacacatTACTACCCTCTCATGCACTCTAGACAAACTGGTCTGCTTACTGTTCCCTGAATGACTTTCTGTCTTGTTCCTGCCCCCTTTGTAAGggctgttctcttctcttctatgcCTAGAaggctcttcctcctctcctctacctCTTGGCACTCCTAGTTCCTTCAAGACTTTTTTTCAAGGGCTACTCCAATAAGCCTTTGCTGCTTTTCCTTCTTAGCGTCTCGTACATTACTGTATATTTATCATGAATACATATGGCATAGTCTTATCTGTGAATATGCTGTATCCCCCAGTAGAGTAcaagtccttgagggcaagggattatttcacttttgcatttgtatccctagcacctggccaagtgcccagcacataacagatgcttaagaaatgtttgttggttgattgacagGTGCGTTTGGCATCTGCCTTCATATGGTTCTAAAGCTATATGTGCCTATTCCTGGAGTAGGATAATTACTAATTCATACTGCATCTGGAGGTGGAAGACTTGGGTCTGAGTCtcggctctgccactcactagctgtgtgaccttgggcaagtcacttaatgtctccaaacctcagtttccttatttgtaaaaaagggaaaataacccTGCCGTAGATttgtgtggataaaatgaggCTAAGTAGGTGAAACTCtgtaaactagaaaaaaatatatcaatgtAAGAGACtagcattgtttcatttttatatttttattgatatcttttttttttatagggACCAATCTTTTTATTGATGCACTGGCTAGGCATGATCAGCCCCCAAAAGAAAGCTTGAAGCCcagcagggaagggagaggctGATTCCGCATGGGGTCCCAGGACCCGGCAGATGACAGAGCAGAGGATAGGCCAGTGAGCAGCTTTCTCTCTTGAGTTTGTCCAGGTGCTGGTAAGAAAGACGGGTAATAATCAGATCCAGAAACAGCTGGTCCAGAAGCCTTGTGCTCCAGCAGTTTGTCAGGAAGTGCTGGGGGGATCATTGTGACTTTCAGTATAACTTTAAAGAGTCCAGGAGCTCCCAGGATCAGGGTGACTTTTGTTCCAACTTAATGACTCACGTCAAACCTCAGTGGCCAGGTTTGAGGCAGGAATGGTTTCCACAGCCATTGATACAGCATTTGAGTGAGCCAGAACAATCAGAATCGCCATAGCACTCGTCCTTGCAAATCCCCAGCAAAGAGATGCTACTGTCATTAATAGGGCATTTACCCTTCTTCTCGTTGGGGACTACGCAAACCGACGTGCATCCAACTGTGCAGCACTTGAGGACGTCGGGACAGTCTCCATCGGTGCGACATTCAACCGGGCAGTCTTGACTCTCAAGCACCTCTGGGCACACCCCTACCTTTTGAGTGTCGTTCTGACCGATGGTAGGGGTCGGGCCCAGGAAGGACAAGAAGAAGAGGCTGCCGAAGAACGCCGAGAAGGGGGCGAGCTTGCTGGCCATTGTGGTGCTAGTGGTGCAAGAAAGAAGCCTCTCTCAAAGGGACCCTATTGTTCACCCCTCCTTCTGCGGAATCCCGGAATTTCGggattctccccccccccccactccagaaCCCGGAAACCCGAtatctttttttaacatcatAATTTCCCCCAGCATCTCCCTTTCCCAGAAAGCCACCCCATATAacaaagagtatttttttaaagacagaggaaaaaatcagcacagctgatcaaaacattgaaaaagtccaaaaaaccACGTTTGATTTGCAACACCGGCAGACCTCCTACCTCCTAGAAGGTGGGGTTGTGAGGGACAATTGTTGTTAATTCTATAGAGACTCTGTTGCCATCTGCAAGACTGCACCTGGTGCATAGACTTTCTGTTCTTTTGGGGTCTGTCTTCCTGTATATGGGAGCAGCAGTGCAGAGGAGAAGGAATGGTACTCCATGGGTGGAGAGTTTTGCCCTCTCTTGGCAGGACTCATGTTCACCCTGTAGGATTTCCATTTGGAAATTGACAATCTCTGCTAAGTGGAGATGTTCCCATAAATTTCTGTCACTTGAGTGTCAGCTCTACTTAATTTCCAAGCATGTCTAGAATTGGTCCACTGGCAGGCGATCACCCCTTTGCCCCCTAAGCACTGGTCTGGTGCTCAGGAGTTTTTCTGGAATGGCCTACAAGGTGAGCTGGGGGCTTCAGGACAACCGTCCCTAATGGAATGACTGTGGTTCTA
It encodes the following:
- the LOC118845289 gene encoding WAP four-disulfide core domain protein 2-like; this encodes MASKLAPFSAFFGSLFFLSFLGPTPTIGQNDTQKVGVCPEVLESQDCPVECRTDGDCPDVLKCCTVGCTSVCVVPNEKKGKCPINDSSISLLGICKDECYGDSDCSGSLKCCINGCGNHSCLKPGH